The Microcoleus sp. FACHB-831 sequence TGCTGTTTGAGCTAAATTTTCTAGTATTTCTAATAAAGTAAGATTACCTTCTTTACCAAGTTTGGATATATTAATTAGTGAGGAATCGATTTGTAAGTCAGCTTGTTCGTGGTAGCGGGAATCTACAAACAACCAGCTTTGCTGAGTACCTACTAGCAAATCGCCAGCAGATCCGGTGAAGCCACTTATCCAAGCGCGGCGCTGCTTGGCTGCGGGCATAGATACGTTTAAATGCTCATCTACAGCAGGGATAAAGTAGGCATCAAACTGATTGTTTATGAGGAGCGATCGCAAATTGCTCAACTTCGCAGAGATTAATTCTTTATTAATTTGGGGAGTGGAAATGTTTAAGGTTGCCATAAATTTGGGGTGAGGTTGACGATCTATTGTAACTCGCGTTTAAATTTCTAGCCCACGAGGAGGTTAACGCTTCCAGATGGGAGCGTAAAAATTAGTCGGGTTTAACCGATTCGTTACAAATAACGTATCTACTATTAATTATCCCAACAGCGATCGCTCTTGGCGTTTCAGTGCTGCTAAAAGTTCTGCATTTTGGAGAATAACGCCAGCTTGATTATTAAATATCTGCATATATTTTTGATCGCTTTCGTCAAAGCTAGCTTGCCAGTAATCTGGCACTTCTACCCCATCATCGGGGTTGTATTCGGGAAACTCGCCGGGTTTCCTTTTATTAATTAATTGAGTAACGCCAATTAAATCCCCATCGGGGCTAAAAACTGGCATGCATAATAGGCTACAAGTGCGATAACCAGTCTTTGCATCGGTTTTTTTTGCAGTTTCCGAACCAGGGTGATCGTACAAGTCAAAAGGAATATTCAGAGGTTTAGCGGATTCGGCGACTTTACCAGCGTAACCTTGCCCTACTTTTACGCGCAATTCTTTTACAGAACCGTCTTCAAAAGGAATTTGCGTCCACAATTCACCTGATTTAATATCTAACAGCCACAAGGTACTGCGATCGGCGTTCATTAGTTTTTTAGCCGCCTCCATTACCCGCTTGAGAATTTCTTCGAGATCTAAATTGCTCTGGCTAACGGAACGTGTAGCCGCCATGAGTGCGGCTGCAACTCGTTGTCCTCTAGCTGTTTTATGATAAGAACGGAAGCTTTCTAAAATCATTTGAATCATAGCCGCATTTTCAGCAAACCGTTCTTGATCTGTTTCGTTAAAGCCTTGTTGGTCGATTCTTTCTGCCAAAGAAGCAGTGCGATCGCCAAATCTTTTTAACTTGTTAAGCAACTGGACTACAGCAATTAAATTTCCCTGTTCGTTCAACAGTGGCAAAGCCAACATTGTATAGGTGCGGTATCCGTTTTTTTTGTCTTGCTCTTTTGCTGTCTCAGAACGCGGATCGTCGTAGAAATCGAAAGGAATATTAATAGCTTGCTTGCGTGCCGCTACTTCCCCCACGATCCCTTTAGTTGCAGGGATGCGAATTTCTAGAAACCCATCGCCTTCATTTTCAGCAATAATCGACCAAAATTCATTTTTCTCTTCATCTAATAGAAAAATGGTCGTGCGATCGGCACTCATGGACTTACCCATTTTTAGGGTAATAGAGCGCAATGTTGCATCGAGAATGTCATCAAAACCCTGAGTATCCATGACGCTATTAAGCATAGCCAGAGTTTGGCTAACAACATTCTTTTGCTGAGTTTCCGCCTCTTGTTTAACTGTGGCAAACTTCTTGGCATTTTGCAGAGCAACGCCAGCTTGAGCGTTAAATATCTGCATATATTTTTGACTTTGAGCATCAAAGCTAGCTTTGAAACATTCTGGCGCTTCCGGCCAATTAGTGGGGTTATATTCTGGAAATTCGCCTTGTTTCCTTTTGTTGACTAATTGAGTTACACCAAGCAACTCCCCATCTGGGCTGAAAACTGGCATGCATAGTAAACTACAAGTGCGATAACCTGTAGCTTGATCGAATTTTTTGGAATTAGCAGAATCGGGATGGTCGTAGAGGTCAAATGGAATATTTAAAACCTCTTGCGATGCTGCTACTTTTCCTGCAAAGCCGACCCCTACAGGAACGCGCATTTCTTTTAATGAGCCATCTGCTTGGGGGATTCTTGTCCATAAGTCATTGCGATCGCGGTCTAACATCCATAGGGTACTGCGGTCGGCGTTCATGAGTTTCTTGGCTGCATCCATGACGCGACCGAGGACTTCTTCAGAATCCAGACTGCTTTGAGATAGCGATCGCGTTGCTTCTGTTAGCGCTTCCGATGCTTTGAGT is a genomic window containing:
- a CDS encoding GAF domain-containing protein, with amino-acid sequence MSQELNRAYNYKVGGHLPLDAPTYVVRRADNDLYEGLKAGEFCYVLNSRQMGKSSLRVRTMHRLQAEGFACAAIDLTKIGSQDITPDQWYAGVMRRLVTTFQLSGKINLQSWLRDRAFLPPVQRLNEFIEQVLLESVSQNIVIFVDEIDSVLSLNFRIDDFFAFIRACNEYDRLTFALLGVATPSDLIQDKNRTPFNIGRAIELNGFELHEAQPLASGLAGKVSNPQAVLKAILDWTGGQPFLTQKLCKIVLENADLIQNPNFTIPNPEGWVELLVRSRIIDNWEATDEPPHLKTIRDRILRVGHRKGLLLELYQQILQRNEVAADDTPEQMELRLSGLVVKRGAKLRICNHIYESVFNQFWLNKALADLHADFRQIVAAQEQKLLSMLSVMEGKGFDDILYEILGSITLKMGELLSVDRTTILFIDEDKNELWSIIARNEGGSSHAYPEIQILSNQETERRVMNFKKLVNAPFSFRDESLILEEDIDNKNGYRTYNELVLPLLNEQGELVAIVQLINKLKGSNNLTNYFVERIDKEGFTEADQRQFAEYAPVIRRILEKCQYCYKLTQRLKASEALTEATRSLSQSSLDSEEVLGRVMDAAKKLMNADRSTLWMLDRDRNDLWTRIPQADGSLKEMRVPVGVGFAGKVAASQEVLNIPFDLYDHPDSANSKKFDQATGYRTCSLLCMPVFSPDGELLGVTQLVNKRKQGEFPEYNPTNWPEAPECFKASFDAQSQKYMQIFNAQAGVALQNAKKFATVKQEAETQQKNVVSQTLAMLNSVMDTQGFDDILDATLRSITLKMGKSMSADRTTIFLLDEEKNEFWSIIAENEGDGFLEIRIPATKGIVGEVAARKQAINIPFDFYDDPRSETAKEQDKKNGYRTYTMLALPLLNEQGNLIAVVQLLNKLKRFGDRTASLAERIDQQGFNETDQERFAENAAMIQMILESFRSYHKTARGQRVAAALMAATRSVSQSNLDLEEILKRVMEAAKKLMNADRSTLWLLDIKSGELWTQIPFEDGSVKELRVKVGQGYAGKVAESAKPLNIPFDLYDHPGSETAKKTDAKTGYRTCSLLCMPVFSPDGDLIGVTQLINKRKPGEFPEYNPDDGVEVPDYWQASFDESDQKYMQIFNNQAGVILQNAELLAALKRQERSLLG